One genomic window of Salvia miltiorrhiza cultivar Shanhuang (shh) chromosome 4, IMPLAD_Smil_shh, whole genome shotgun sequence includes the following:
- the LOC131023925 gene encoding protein rough sheath 2 homolog, producing MKERQRWQPEEDALLRAYVKQYGPREWNLISHRMGATLDRDPKSCLERWKNYLKPGIKKGSLTPDEQTLVISLQAKYGNKWKKIAAEVPGRTAKRLGKWWEVFKEKQLKHQNTSDYAAASPEKPAQGKYDHILDTFAEKYVQPKLVAFHQPPDPPPVLSLGSAETANSGAALPPWMNAISIATPTATSSLTSSSSTASPSVSLTLSPSEADAVPVQQQMGILIQYAREVEEGREVWVRHRKEATWRLNRLEQQLESEKARRRREKTEEIEAKIRRLREEEMAYVSRMEGEYREQLSALQREAEAKEAKLMEAWCSVHVRLEKLLNQIGPHHSGGAMAAFLSQ from the coding sequence ATGAAGGAGCGTCAGCGGTGGCAGCCGGAAGAAGACGCCCTCCTCCGCGCCTACGTCAAGCAGTACGGCCCCCGGGAATGGAACCTCATCTCCCACCGCATGGGCGCTACCCTTGACCGCGACCCCAAATCCTGCCTCGAGCGCTGGAAGAACTACCTCAAGCCTGGCATTAAGAAGGGCTCTCTCACCCCCGACGAGCAGACCCTCGTCATCTCCCTGCAGGCTAAGTACGGCaacaagtggaagaagatcGCCGCCGAGGTCCCCGGCCGCACCGCCAAGCGCCTCGGCAAGTGGTGGGAGGTCTTCAAGGAGAAGCAGCTCAAGCACCAAAACACCTCCGATTACGCCGCCGCCTCGCCGGAGAAACCCGCGCAGGGCAAGTACGACCATATTTTGGACACCTTCGCCGAGAAGTACGTCCAGCCTAAGCTCGTCGCTTTTCATCAGCCGCCCGATCCGCCGCCGGTACTGTCGCTCGGCTCAGCCGAGACGGCGAATTCCGGCGCGGCGCTCCCGCCGTGGATGAATGCGATCTCGATCGCCACCCCCACGGCGACGTCGTCGCTGACCTCGTCTTCGTCGACGGCATCGCCGTCGGTGAGCCTGACGCTGTCGCCGTCGGAAGCGGATGCGGTGCCGGTGCAGCAGCAGATGGGGATCCTGATCCAGTACGCGAGGGAGGTGGAGGAAGGGCGGGAGGTATGGGTGCGGCACAGGAAGGAGGCGACGTGGCGGCTGAACCGGCTGGAGCAGCAGCTGGAGTCGGAGAAGGCGCGGCGGAGGAGGGAGAAGACGGAGGAGATAGAGGCGAAGATAAGGAGGTTGAGGGAGGAGGAGATGGCGTATGTTAGCAGGATGGAAGGAGAGTACAGGGAGCAGCTGAGCGCGCTGCAGAGAGAGGCAGAGGCTAAAGAGGCAAAGTTAATGGAGGCTTGGTGCAGCGTTCACGTGCGGCTCGAGAAGCTGCTCAACCAAATTGGGCCCCACCACAGCGGCGGCGCCATGGCTGCTTTCCTTTCCCAATAA
- the LOC131023924 gene encoding uncharacterized protein LOC131023924, whose product MFPLFSYANNSQVTNLNIYSFKEFKFSQEQQEALTTAKFPYLILLTPLVPTNSKKSKCRAQPYCEWIKLPQNSDFSNSNQRLCGPRGLALLSQDRLCDYDLQALPIQVEQLMEWNDVERVFL is encoded by the exons ATGTTTCCACTCTTCTCCTACGCCAATAATTCACAAGTCACCAACCTCAACATATACTCCTTCAAAGAGTTCAAGTTTAGCCAAGAACAACAGGAAGCACTAACAACAGCCAAGTTCCCTTATCTTATTTTACTCACTCCTCTAGTTCCAACAAACTCAAAGAAATCAAAGTGCAGAGCACAACCATATTGCGAATGGATCAAACTGCCACAAAACTCAGATTTCAGCAACTCAAACCAGAG gctttgtggaccaaggggattagcactgctttcccaagacaggttatgtgattatgatcttcaggctttgcctatccag gttgagcagctgatggaatggaatgatgttgagcgggtgttcctttaa